In Papaver somniferum cultivar HN1 chromosome 9, ASM357369v1, whole genome shotgun sequence, the genomic stretch CAACTTCATCCTTAAAAGCACCTGCTGAAGGAGGGTAAGTAGCGCCAAGAGCAGAAGCTGGAACAACTGTAGTAACCTTAATCTGATCTAAGCTGACATTCACCAGAGCGTTGTAAATGTTGGTCATGGCTCCAGGGACATACTGAGCCAGCGTTCCAGGGATAACTTCGTTTCCAGCTGTGATCCAACCAAACGTAACGTTATCTTTGTACGGGACAATATTTGTTGCCACCCACGAATTAGCAGACTCTTGGCTCGATGAAAGAGCCTTTAAATCGTCATTCACGATACCAACTGAGAGTAAAATCCCAGTTCCTCTTAATGCTTCTAGTATTTCAGGTGTTGGTGAGAATATTCTCATCATCTGGATTCCATATTTTTTGTAGAGATTAATTACTTCTTGTGGTGAAGGTAGATTGTCTGCAACTGTTCCATAGCAAACCCCAATTCGACCAGCACCTGCCATTAAatttattttaagttaattatatatcAATGAAAATAATATTATGTATAGGAAAAAGGAGGGCCGGATTTTTATTTAAAGAAACATAATCTTACTAGTGAGAGACAATTGGTGAGCAACGAACACTGCTAGTACTAGCATAGTGATGATCCCTTTTGCTTCCATCTTTCTACTATGCTATTGCAAACTTGCCGAGTACTTGAATAATAATAACCTTGTCAGAAATGAAATACTGTAGAAAGTAAAGATGCTTGATAATCCAACAAAAACAAATCTACAAATTTATATATACGGGaattagagaaaaaaaataaatgcaGTAATTAAGGTTTAGGAAATCGGATCTTTATCCCTATTGATTTTAAATATACGGAGTAATTAACATGTCGGAAAAAGGGTTTTATACATGTATACTGTGATTTCCaaaatatatggagtaattgagatttAATTAGGAAACCAGATGTATATACATGTATGTGACTTTAATGCAAGAGGGATTTGTTGATATGGTTATTCTCATACCTAAATAACGATGCATTTGAAGATAATATATTTATAATGTCCCCCGTACAAAGCAGTATATTCATACGGAAAACGTATAATTTGAAACCTATAACAATGTCACCTGCAACCTCAAAAAATTAGTCTTTCAAAGTCAAATTCCAATATTTCAATATCTAATAATCAACCGTTACGGTCACTTACAATTTTAAAAGTTATGGTCGAGGCTAAAATCAGTAGATAATGATGACAGGTTTAGTATCCCAAAATGTCTAACTTTTATTAGGAATGTATGGCTTCTAAGAGAAACATGTCATGTTCATAAAATGTTGTGAATCTGAAATCCTTCTATTTAAACTTTCAAGTCATCGTATATGGAGAAATATCTGATTTCTAAATTGTTAACTACTCTATATGCTTAAAGTCGCATATACGATAAACAATCAAATTTTATCCATAATGGACACTCACACTGTAGAGTAATTAAGAGCTAGGAAGTCTGATGTTTATCCATATATGTGACTTTAATTATATGGAGTAACTACGATTTAGAAAATTTGGTGCCTAATTATATGGAATAATTATAAAAAGGAGGAATGGATCACTTTGTCatgttttttcattattttgtggTGAATTGAATCTGGGATTCTAGATTCTGTAAATGAGTTGGCTGAGTATTTTTTATTCCCTTTAAATATTCAGATTTTTCCTACTTTCCGAAGACAAATGTTATCCCATACGAGTTTGTGGGATGGCTTCCCGCAAAAGCGGTTTCTAAGACGTTGGATGGGAAAATAAACGCTTAGATTTGCATTCAGTTTAGGACCCACCACTTTCAATTCGGGACCCACCATTTTTCCTAAAGGGTTCAAGGTGTCTAGATTTGGATTTTAGTTGTGGGACATAGTGATCCAACGGCTTGGAAGCCGCTTTTGCGCGAAGGGATCCTGCAAAGTCGTGCAAGATAGCACTGCTCCTTTGCGAATCTTTTCCATATGAAACTGTGTCTAAATTCAAATTTATCTGGTAGCAATAAATGGACTTCCGTTTGAGAATCCAATCCAGGCACAGACCCAAAAATTTTCCTGGAAAAGGACTAGAATGTCACTGGTTGTCACTGCGGCCGAAACACACGGCAAATTTATTGGAACGGCTTACATAATAAGTGGTTATCTAAATGTTTTTATAATAAACTGGATAAATAGTCAAGCGTAAGTATAAAATCCGTAAATTTCATTTGCAATAGTGATGGAAGGAAGGAATTTGTGGTTTATAAAAGAACAATGGGAAAGTAAATAGATATAACAAAGGAAGTTCTATATTTTAAATAAGATTTTGGGCTAAAAATTATTTATAGTACAACCACGAGGATTAATCATAAATAGAAGTGGGTTAATAAGTAAGTTTGGAAAACTTTTATCCAAATTTTTGATTAAGCTATAAATATTGACGGGCTATAGCCCGATTTAAACCTTTGTTAGGCCATGTCCTTGATCCAATCAGCCATAAGCCAAACAAGATAACACctttttttacttttatactAAATAAAAGTCGGTATTTACTTTAAGCTAAGTCATATGGTCATGTAATCTAGCATCTATATTGGAAGCTAGAATAACCTCTTAAGTCTTATGACAGTtataatctagcatctagatgcgTGAACGGATCAACGAAACTAAATGAGTTGAATGGAACATCTAAGATAAAATTAGTTTGTGCTGAATGGAACAGCGCAACCATCTCAGTCGttggatcaaaaaataaatcaatatgcGCTGAACGAAATGAGAAAAAGTTGATTTTCtctgcgctgaaccattcagcgaaatTTTCTCGCGACTAGTTAGAATCCGAGATATATCTGGAAAAAAAATTAGTGTAAAAAAATAGGCAACGCTTTTTAGCTAATTTAGTAGCCAAACAAGACCAAGTCTTAGGAAGTTGGGTGTTTATCCATTCATACTAATGACTTTATATACCTGGAGTAGTTAAGGTTTAGGTACCTGAATTTGAATGTACGGACTAATTAAGATATAAATTTTTTTCAAGGATAAACATCGTAACACTACACTAACAGAACTGGTATTGGAAACATATACAAGATTTTTCAATTTCATTGCACAAGCATCGAATCCAATAGCGGCTCCGCCAGTTCTTGACTGACCAACTATCCAATAATTACAGACTTAAACATCATCTCGGAGCTTTCAAAGGACCAAATCGTATATATGCAAAAACTAGTTTAAACCAAAACTAATTTGTTTGATTGTATAAAGTAGTAGGTTGATCATCCCAACCTGGTGATTTCACGAACATGTACATTTAAGtacatgattttatttttttgaaaattatcaGTATCTACAATGTTTAAAGTAACATAAATCCTCGTAGTAGGAGTCTTTTGAATTGGTATTTAGTTGTCTGAATCGGGATGACTCGGTTTGAAAAAGGATTGGAGTCTTTGTAGTAGTTGTTGTACTTGATAAACTTGTTAATGATCTtgatcatgtttttttttctttcttagttAAAGATGATGAGGTTCTTGTTACTACAGGCTGTGACTTTTCTCCATTAaacaccaaaaccaaaaccatagCCTACGGCTACGATGCGGCCGGGCTACATCGTAGAAGTGTGTGGCATTTCTTACCTTTTGTACACATCATGTAAATGAGTCTCAAATCAAAAGAATTCCAACTTTTTGTCCCCGGAAAAAGTAAAAATTAGTTTTCCCTAAAAAACAAACCCTTTAAATCCTcgtaaaaacaacaacaacaaaaatacccAACTTTCAATATGTGTCACAAAATTAAGAGGAGACACATACTTCTATGATGTGGCCCGATCGCATCGTAGCTGCACTGGTaaccaaaactaagaaaagacaaAATAATTCATTTAATGGATTATCGAAATCAAAACTagtaagaaatcagaaaaagaaaaaagaaataaataaacataaaaatgggtactaatagaGCTAAACCTATAGTCACTATATTGTGTTTATAaccacaaaacaaacatattcaTGCCCAAGAACGAAAGGAAAAAAGATgtgaaagaagaaaatgaaagagaTTAAACTAAGGTTGAAGATAGGTTGAGTTTGGAGCTGATCTGACCAGGAAAGTCACTGGTTGATAGGGTTGGAAGAGCCCTGAGAGAAAATGTTCGAGATATATTTCTATCTATTACGCTCTTTTTTATAGTAGAACTCCTATAAACTAATCCACGATTAATAAACAATCACGATAGATTAAAAAATTTGTTGGTCCTAAATCGGGATAACTTGCTAAATTAATAGTTCGTTAAagttataaaataattaaaaaatttaaaCGTTATATGGTCCCTTATGTGATATAACATAAATTAGAACTCTCTAGTCAcataaaattaattttaaatttGCTAATTTTGTAAAGAATAATTCAATTTTAGCCTCGATTTTCTTGAAGTTGATGATATATTAAATTTCATATTGGATTTTTCTTAACATTAGAAGAGTTttttggtggtgttgttgtttCATTGAGGTGTAAAACGTGTTGGTCCAGCACAGCCTAGCCCATGAAACTAACTTGCTGGACCGTAATGAGGTAACTCACGTGCTTTGCTTGGTTTTGCTCAAGTTTTAACGTGTTGCAATAGGCTGTGCTCGTACTGGCacgacccaatttacacctctaaagGAAGCCATAGATTTTGTACTATGTCGACTAATTTTGCTCCATTAATGATAGTATCGAATTAATTTGGTATCTACAAACGTACGCATAATAACATGCACAACGAACGAGGTGCATTGATAcatttttttgatttcttttcaaaGAATGTGTCATGTGCCTATGGAACTCGAGAGACTTTACTAGTCTCTTGACCTTTGATCCCATTTAAGTATTTCTGTCTAATTAGGAGAGTCATTTGAGTCTTTTATCTTTTAGGTTAATCAACAATCAATGTTGTGATTGGATGAAAGAGTTAATGAGGATTGTGAGTTCTATTTATTTTCTAATCAGTTGTGTTAACTTGGTAAGAAGAAAAGTATCAAATCTCAGGTTCTTTCCTTTGGAACTAAAGGTTACTGTCATTTGTTGAATTCATCTCTAACTTGTTCGATCATAACATTTGGTATCATATTAGTCGATCATGTGTCATGATTCATGACAAGAGGAGTTGATAAAGCACCTACAGTGAAGGACGTTGCTCATCAGCAGAAGCTTGATAGAGAACGATTATCAGCTGTTGGAAAGGATTTATATGATCTCAAAAGTCAGATGAGCTCACTCACCGACAATTTCAATATTCACTTTGCTACTCTATGGAAGTATTTGGGAGCTCTAATTCCTCCTGTATCAACTTCAAATTCTTTACCAAACCCAAATCTCCAATCTGAGGCTGAGAGTGGAAATTCTTTCGGTGAATCGAGTCCGAATAATGCTTACCATCTGACTACAGGTAACTTTCGTCGTTATCCCAAAATTGATTTTCCTAGATCTGATGGATTTCATCCTCGGGGATGGCTTAAAAAATGTGAACGATACTTTCACTCCAATTCTATTGGGCCGGTTAAGAGGGTTGAAATGGCTTCTATCCACTTAGAAGGCAAAGCATATTCGTGATTTCTAGATTATCGAGAGGGTAAACTGTTTATTGAATGGAATAAATTTGTTTTTGATGTTTGTATGAGATTTGAGGATGTCACTTTTGATAATTATGTGGGTAGTTTCAATAAGCTGTCTCAGAGAACCACAATAGAAGAATACTATATGAACGTCATGAATCTCTTAAAGCTATTATGAAGTCTAACAACAAAGTCTTATCAGATGAGTATTTTACAATGAGCTTTATTAGTGGGTTGAAGGAAGAAATTTGTAACCCAATTTAATGTTTAAACCCAAATGTGATACTGATGCATTCTATCTGGCTCGTATTCAACAAGCCTCAGTAGACTCTCAGGTTAAGCAATATAAACCATACACTCGCTCCTTCCAACCTTCTACCAGTTCCTTCACACCTTCTTCCTCTACGTATAAACCTAGATTACCATCTCTCACTACACCACCCCAAGCCATCTTTTTCTTCTACTAAACCATTTGTTACTATGCCACCTACTCCTACAAAAACAATACCCACTATTCCTCCTATTAAAAAGCTCACTCCAGCTAAAATGAGAGTGTCTCGTGACCAAGGTTTATGTTACAATTGCGATGAATTTTACGGACCTGTACACTTCTACAAGACTCAAAAACTATTCATGTTTGTAGACTCTGATGAAGAACAATCACCAATATATGTAGAAAAATCAGAATAATAAGAGGCATATCCAACCACTTATGGTGACTCCACCATGGATATTTCATTACATGCTTTAATTATCCCTATAACACCACACACAATTCGAGTACCATGAAAACTTAATAAGCGCcatatttttgttcttattgacaCTGGCAATACTCGCAGTTTTGTGGATGTTGTTTTTGCAGAGCAACTGCACCTTCATATATCACTAACTGGTCACATGCTAGTTACAGTTGCCAATAGAGATACCATAAACAACAAAGGTGTGTGTTCTGACCTTAAATGGTCTATGCAAGGCTACCAATTCTCTGGTGATCTAAGAGTCCTTCAACTTGGTGGTTGTGATATGGTTTTTGGGGTGGACTGGTCGAAGAAATAAGGTAATGTGATGTTTAATTTAGCTGACTTAAAGATCTCCTTCATGCATCAAGGCCAACAAATAACACTACATGGAAGTACTTCCACCCCTTCTAGCAGTATGATTAGTGGTAactctttattttaatttatCAAAAGTAAAGCTCCAGCTATCATTGGTCAGTTGTTCTCAGTATCTGCTACTCCTACTTCTGAAGTTCCTCCTGCAATTGTTTCCCTGTTATATAACTTCTCTGATGTgtttgttgaaccaactagctTACCTCCTTCCAGAGAGTTAGACTATATAATTTCCTTAAGGGCTAATGATACTCCATCTGCACAACCACCCTACATATGTCCTTATGTGCAAAAAGTTGCGATAGAAAAATGGTTCAGGAGGTGATAGCATCAGGTATCATCCAAGATAGCCATAGCTCCTTTAGGGCATCTATTTTATTAGTTAAGAAAAAAGATGGCTCTTGGAGGTTTTGTGTAGATTACAAGAAATTGAATGAACTAACCATTAAGGATAAATTTCCTATTCGACTCATTGAGGAGTTACTAGATGAATTATATGGTTATGTTATCTTCACAAAGTTGGACTCAAGATCAAGGTATCGTCATATTAGAATGCATCTTTGTGACATATACAAAACTGCATTTAAAACTCATCATGGTCACTTTGAATTTAAAGTTATGCCTTTTGGCCTTACTAATGCACCTGCCACCTTTCAAGCTCTCATGAACAAGATTTTCCAACCTTTTCTtaggaagttttttttttgatgacatTCTTGTCTACAACCCTTCACTTTAGGACCACATTATCCATCTTTTTTAGACCTTACAAGTATTGAGAGACAACTCCTTATTTGAAAACATGAGTAAATGTTGTTTTGCTTAACCACAACTAGAATATCTTGGTATCCGATTACTTCTGAGGTGTTGCTTCTGATCTTGAGaaaattgttgttatgcaaaagTGGCCCCAACCCTCAAATTTCAAGCAGTTGAGAGGATTTTTGGGTCTCACTGGGTATTATAGAATATTCATTAAAGGATACAACATTATTAGTAAGCCCTTCACGGATATACTGAAACAAGATTCATTCACTTGGTCTTCTGCTGCATTACAAGCTTTTGTGGCACTCAAACATGTTATGACTACTGCTCCAGTTTTAACATTACCAAATTTCTCCCTACCACTTGTTCTTGAAACTGATGCCTATTCTAGAGGAGTGGGTGTTGTGTTAATGCAGAACAACATGCCAATTGATTTCTTTAGCAAACCACTTGGCCCTAAagctttagctttatctacttatgaaaaagaatttCTAGCCATTGTGATGGAAGTGCAAAAATTAGACACTACTTGTCTTACTTTAGATTCATTATCCATACTGACCATCAGAGCCTGAAATTTTTCATGGAGCAAAAGAACTTTTGTACTTCAACAAAAATGGCTAATGAGACTTCTGGTCCTAGACTATGAGATAGGATACAAGAAAGGGCTGGAGAATATAGTTGATGATGCCTTGTCTAGAATACCACATCATGATGCTGCTTGTCTTGCTTTATCAGTAATTTAACCTCAACGGGCTCAAGATGTTCTGATTAGTCATGTAGATGACTCTACATTTCAAGAACTCATGCCACAACTACTAATCACACCTACTTACAAGAATTATACATTGCAGGATGGTGTTATCAGATACACGTCCAGAATTTACATTGGTTCTACCAACAACATCAGATATTTTATCATCCATTCAGTGCCCAGTTCAGCAGTGGGTGGTCACTCTGGCATACATGGTACTTATAAAATGGCTAAATCCTACTTTTATTGGCCTAAGATGAAACAAGATGTGATGCAGTTTGTAGTTGTATGTGATGTTTTCAAATGCAACAAATATGACAATTTGGCTCCTGCTGGTCTTCTCCAGTCCCTTCCAATTCCAGACACCGCATGGCAACATATATCAATGGATTTTATTGAAGGACTACCACTCTCCAATAGGAAATGTGTCATTTTAGTGGTTGTAGACAAATTAACTAAATACAGTCATTTTATTTCACTTGGCCACCCCTTCTCATCTATTTATGTGGCTAACGAATTTCTACATCACATCTTCAATAGTCTCTGACAGAGACAAAAACTTCATCAGTTCCTTCTGCCAGGGATTGTTCAAATCCTTAGGTACCACATTAAATCTCAGCACTGCTTACCACCCACAAATAGATGGTCATACGGAGAGAACCAATGCCTGCTTGAAGCAATATTTAAGGTGCATGACAGATATAACACCTAAACTTTGGTCAAATTCGTTAGCACTTGTTGAATGGTGGTTTAACACCAATTTTCACTCAATCCTTAAAATCACACCATTCCAAGCTCTATACGGAGACACTCCACCTCATTTGGTTTTCCCTATTCATGCCACTACTTCAGTAGCAAGTGTTCAAGAGTATATTTAGCATAGATACCATATGCTGCACTTACTAAAAGAGAATTCAGAAAAGGCTCAGGCAAGAACGATTTTTTTTGCAGATCAATCTAGAACTAATAAAACCTTTGTGGTGGGTTATTGGGTATTTTTGAAGCTACGACCCTATCGAAAATCCTCAGTAGCCTTGCGAAAAACTTTAAACTATCTTCTAGATACTATGGCCCATTTGAAGTTATTCAGAGAGTTGGAGTTGTAGCTTGCGTGCAGGTACTTCAAGAACAAGATTGGTCAACGTTCTATTCTTCTCCTGCTTTAACACTGGTGGATACTAATGGTGCATTTGTGCTGGTACCTATGGATGTTTTGGACACTAGAGTAACCTCGCGTGAAGTTACTTCTATCTCGCAGGTCTTGATCCACTGGTCCAACTCCCCACCTGAGGATACAACTTGGGAGGACAAAACTCACATTCAGGCGCATTTTTCGGACTTCGTATTTGAGGATAAGGATGCTTAAAAGGGGAAGGCATTGTCATGTACCTACGGCACGAACTCTAGATACTTGACTAGTCTCTCGACCTTTGATTCCATTTCACTATTTTTGTCTAATTAGGAGGGTCATTTGAGTATTTTATCTTTTAGGTTAGTCAGCAATCAACGTTGTGATTGGCTGAGAGAGTTAGTGATTATTGGTGAGTTCTATTTATTTTCCAATCAGTTGTATTAACTCGATAAGAAGAAAATTATCAAATCTCAGGCTCTTTCCTTTGGAAGAGAAGGTTACTGTCATGTGTTGAATCCATCTCTAACTTGTTGAACCATaattaacaaaatattttgataaattattaataatatataaatagATCAATAATATTATTAATTTTGTCAGTCCCGACGATGTTATTTTATATAAGTTATACTGTAATTTTAGATTAGTTAAAACATACAACATAAAGGTTTTAGTAAAAAAGACACATATTTTAAAATCTTTGGATATTCGAAATCATATGTTTATCTATAAATGTGACttttaaatatatgaaataattgATATTACTAAAATCGAACGTTCATCCACATACATATGTCGATAATTTTTTGATGGGTAGCTAAAATTGAACAACGCTATCTCGCGCTTCTCAAGCGTTTTCCGATACTCCCTCCATCTAAAATTAATTGAGATATTTGTGGTTTGCACAATATTAAAGCAAGGAGAAAAGGGAGTATGTATAAGTATTTTTTgataattatacccttatgaataataactgtTGAAACTTAGACAtggtttatctcttaaactacaccacggtttttcgtaaactttatactattgaaaagcattttaaaacacctatgtcacgaatataaacatgactatcaaattatacatatttcttatagtaacaataatcaattaaaatgataattttataaATACCTCTTAATTAGTGAGATAACCCAATTATTTGTCgaaaaaatttaaaaccaattagCTCAATTAATTTTGGACGGGGAAAGTATGTTATTTAGCAATCAAAGAGAAGTCCAACGGTTGGGAAAATAACTATCGTGTAGAGGGTCAAGGGATTGGGTCTCTCTAACGACATTTGTCATTAAATTATTATACTGGGCTCAGCAGATTAAAGCCCAATCCAACCGAACTACACGGAAAAATATTCGTGGACGTGTACAAAAACTTGCATTATTCAAGCAAGTTTATAAAATTAGCATTCATACTTTTAAGATCGGGGTAACAAGTTTATAAAAATCTAGGAATTACTAGGTAGTCCAGGAAACCCAGTACTGGTTACTCTCTAATCCACCTATAGAATAAAATTattcgctggtccaaaaacatgtttttggaccagaatatTTATTCCCTAGTACAAAACGTGCGAGTCACACAAGACAAGTTTTTGaaaagtaccaaaaataccctttctgcaactccacgaacaaatcaaaatcagtttctttctctttttttttcatctcagattgTTTTCTGTTTTGGTTTTCTCTGTGTTTTGGTTCATCACAGTATTTTATCTCGTAAATCACAgctattatctcgtaaatcatctgtgcttcgaaatcagattcgaacaaggtatttatctcgtaaatcacagctattatctcgtaaatcatctgtgcttcgaaatcagattcgaacaaggtatttatctcgtaaatcatcttactctgctgttgttcttggaatgttgatgaataattaggtttattctgatccgatttctatcagaatagttgtctacgatttacattgttatctttcttttatgatttcagttttgtgatgatttatattgttcaattcagtttccgttcgacttacattgtgatttttgtgtgtttcaattaggtatcttaaaatcgaattaggttaatctcagattcgaacaatgtatgttacaataatcaccttttctctgctgatgttctgttttagtttctttgtaatctgatat encodes the following:
- the LOC113314431 gene encoding probable glucan endo-1,3-beta-glucosidase BG4; the protein is MEAKGIITMLVLAVFVAHQLSLTSAGRIGVCYGTVADNLPSPQEVINLYKKYGIQMMRIFSPTPEILEALRGTGILLSVGIVNDDLKALSSSQESANSWVATNIVPYKDNVTFGWITAGNEVIPGTLAQYVPGAMTNIYNALVNVSLDQIKVTTVVPASALGATYPPSAGAFKDEVVDVMTQISKFLQSHGAQLMVNVYPYFAYAENSADISLPYAQFAADTPIVDGNLNYYSLYAAMVDSFNAALEKIGTPDVVVAVSESGWPSAGNEPYSSIENAKAYNTNLMSHVLSEGTPRRPNQEYDVFLFAMFNEDLKQPAGVEQNFGLFYPNMEPVYPLF